CACGCGCATGGGCACGCGCGATGCGCGGGACTACATGCGCCGCGTGCGCGCCGACCGGCCGGGCCGGCCCTTCGGCAGCGCGGGCAACGGCACCTCGACGCATCTGACGGGCGAGCTGATCAGCCAGCTCGCGGGCCTGCGGATGCAGCACATCCCCTTCCGCGGCGCCGCACCCGCGATGACGGCGCTGATCGCGGGCGACATCGACGTCTTCCTCGACAACCTGCCGACCGCGCTGCCGGCGATCCGCGGCGGGCTGGTCGTGCCGCTCGCCGTCACCTCGGCCGAGCGCGTGCCCGAATTGCCGGACGTGCCGACGGTGAGCGAGCTGGGTGCCGAATTCGGCCTGGCGGGCTTCGAGGCGGTGGCGTGGTTCGGCCTTTCCGCCCATGCCAGCATCAGCGATGCCCATCTCGCGCGCCTCGTCACCGCCGCCGAGGGCGCGATGGCCGACCCCAATGTGCGCCGCCAGCTGGCCGAGCGCGGCACCACGCCGGCCGGCGGCGGCCCGGCGCGCTACGCCGCGCTGATCCGCACGGAGCGCGAGCGCTGGGCGCGGGTGGTGCGCGAGGGCAACATCCAGGCCGATTAGCGCCGGTTCACGGCGCCCAGCGCGGCTTGCGCTTCTCCCGGAAGGCGGCGAGGCCCTCGCGGCCTTCGGCGCCCGCGCGCTGCATCCAGCTCTCATGGGCGAGTGCGGCCATCTGGTGCTCGCTCAGCATGAGGCCGTTGGATTCCAGCAGGCTCGTCTTGGTCGTGGCGATGCCGGCCGGCGAGGAGAGCAGCATGGCGCCGATGATCTCCTCCAGCCGCGCCTCGATCGCCTCCGGCGCGTGCACCTCATGCACCAGGCCGATGCGCATGGCTTCCTCCGGCCCGAAGCGCTCGCCGGTGATGGCGTAGCGCCTGGCGTGGCGCAGGCCCATGGCGTGCACCATGTGCGTGGAGATCGGCGTGGGGGCGACGCCCACGCGCACCTCGGAGATGCCGAAGCTGGCGGCGGTGGTGGCCAGCGCCACATCCACGCAGCAGGCGATGCCGGTGCCGCCGCCGAAGCAGGCGCCATGGATCACGGCGAAGCTCGGCTTCGGGAATTCATTGAGGCGCTGCATGGCGCGCGTCGTCAGCATCGAGGCGGCGAAGGCCTGTTCGGGCGGCGCGGCGGCGGCCTCGCTCAGCCAGTTGATGTCCGCACCCGCCTGGAAATGCTTGCCCGCCCCGCGGATGACGAGGCCGCGCACGAGGGGGTCTTCGGCGAGCTGCGGCAGGCCGTCGATCAACGCCTCCAGCATCTCGCCATTATAGGCATTGCCCAGAGCGGGGCGGTTCAGTGTGGCGGTGACGATGCCGCGCGCATCGCGGCTCATCAGGACGGGCGGTTCGGTCATGCGTGGTCTCCCTGTTGGGACCGAGCCTCCCGCCGCCGCGCGCCCGGCGCAAGCCCACGCATTTTTCTTGTCAGACGGCCCCGCTTCGCGCGACGAATCGGGCTTCCCCCAGTTGGAGGCATCCCCCGATGGCCATCTCCCGCCGCGGCGTCCTCGTCGCCCCCGCCGTGGTCGCGGCATCGCCCGCCCTGGCGCAGGAGGCGCTGGACATGCTGCTGGTGCTGGCGATGGACGCATCCGGCTCGATCGGCGAGGAGGAGTTTCGCCTGCAGCGCGAGGGCTATGCCGAGGCGCTGACGCATCCGCAGGTGATCGCCGCCATCCGCAGCAAGCGGCGCGGCGCCATGGGCATCGCCATGATCGAATGGGGCAGCCCCGGCGGCTCGCAGACCATCGTCGACTGGATGCGGGTCAGCGACCTCGCCTCCGCCCAGGCACTGGCCGATGCGCTGCTCGCCGCCCCACGCACCCAGCAGAGCTACAACGCGATCGGCGATGCCATCCATCACGCGAGCCACCTGCTGCGCGAGGGGCCCTTCACGGCCGAGCAACTGGTGATTGACGTCTCGGGCGACGGGCCGGATTTGCGGAGCCTGCGCCCGGCGCCGATCGCGCGCGACATCGTGGTGCGGCGGGGCATGGTGGTGAATGCGCTGGCCATCGCCGTCGCCGGCCAGGTGACGCGCGGCGGCGAGACGCTGGAGGAGCATTACCGGCGCGATGTGATGGGCGGCCCCGGCGCCTTCGTGATCACCGCCGAGAGCCGTCGCGACATCGCCCGTGCGCTGCGCGCCAAGCTCATCCGCGAGATGGCCTGAGGTGGAACGCCAGGCCATCCGGGCCGGCGTCGAGCACCAGCGTGGCGAAGGGATCGAAGGCCAGCAGCGCGCCGCGATGCAGCTCGCCCCAGGCCTGGAGCAGGGCCGGGGGAAGGTCCAGGCCACGGAACAGCGCCGGGGACGGCTGGCGGATCATCTCGCCCTCGCGCCGCGCCGCATCGCCCTGTGCCGCGGCCAGCGCCAGCAGCAGCGACGGGCCGTCCCCCGCGCCCAACGCCCGCGCCGCCTGGCGTGCGTGCTGCATGGCGGTGAGCCGCGCCGCGTGGCCGAGCAGCGCGCCCGCCGCCTCGGCCCCCCATTGCGCGACGGCCGCCTGCATCACGCTGCGGACATACTCCATCGCATAGCCGCGCTTCGCCTTGGCGAGGCGTTCCGCCGGCCAGGAGGGCGGCAGCGCGGGCGCGGCGGCCGCGTCGAAGCGGGGCATGCGTTCGGCGCGGGTGAAGCGCAGGCGATCCTCCTCCGTCAGGTCATGGTCGTGTTCGAGGTAGTAGCCCTCGAGGCCCGGATCGCCCTCCACCGTCTGCCCGGTGCAGACGAAGCCGAGGCGCGGGCAGCCGAGCGAGACGCCGTTCTGCGCGTGCCAGCCGCGCAGCATGGCCGCATTCACCTCGGGCGGGATGCCGCAGAGGGCCGTGCCTTGCCAGATCCAGCGCGGCGGCGGATAGCGGATCCAGGCCTTGCGCTGGCTTTCCTCGTGATACTCCACGCCGACGCCGCCGATGGCATTCGACAGGTAATGATAGCGCGCGGCGGCGATGGCGGGCGGGAGGCCGGTGAGGCCGAGCTTCTCCAGCCCCTCCAGGAAGCGCGCCTGCTGTTGCTGGCGGAAGACGCGGAAGACCAGTTCCGCCGCCTCGCCCGGGCCGCGGCGCGAGACGGCCATGAGGATGATCCCGGTGAACCAGGCGTGGTACCAGTCGCCCACCGTCTCCATCGCGTCCGTGCTCGGCTGCATCCCCGTTCCCGCCCCTGTCCTGTGGTGCCAGAATAGAGCCTGACAGGGGAGGCCACGCCATGCGCGATTTCGACGAGACCAGCATCACGGACGCCGTGCTGGAGCGGCTCTCCGCCACGCCTGATCCGCGCATGCGGCAGGTGAGCCAGGCGCTGGTGCGCCACCTGCACGCCTTCGTGCGCGAGGTGGAGCCGAGCTTCGAGGAATGGCAGGCCGCCATCGGCTTCCTCACGCGCACCGGCCAGATGTGCGACGACAAGCGCCAGGAATTCATCCTGCTCTCCGACACGCTGGGCGTCTCCATGCTGGTGGATGCGATCAACCACCGGCTGCCGGAAGGCGCCACGCCCACCACCGTGCTCGGCCCCTTCTATGTGGAGAACGCGCCGGAGCTGCCGTTGGGGGCCGAGGTGGCGCAGGCCATGAAGGGCGAGCGGCTGCACGTCTCGGGCCAGGTGAAGAGTGCCGGTGGCGGGCCCATCGCCGGCGCCGTCGTGGACATCTGGCATTCGGACGAGGACGGATTCTACGACGTGCAGCGCCCGGCCGAAGCGGAGGCGAGCCTACGCGCGCGCTTCCGCACCGATGCGGAAGGGCGGTTCCATTTCTGGACGCTGCTGCCCACCTCCTACCCCGTGCCCGATGACGGGCCGGTGGGCGACCTGCTGCGCGCCACGGGACGCCATCCGATGCGCCCGGCCCATGTGCATTTCATGATCGCGGCGCCGGGGCATGAGACGCTGGTGACCCATGTCTTCGTCGCGGGCGACCCCTATCTGGACAGCGACGCGGTGTTCGGCGTGAAGCAGGCGCTCATCGCCGAGTTTCCGCGGGCCCCGGAGGGGCACCGCGTGCTGGCCTATGACTTCGCGCTGAAGTCGCTGGGCTGAGGCTCAGCGCACCAGCGCGGTGGAGAGCACGGGGAAGAGCGCGATGCAGACCAGCGCCACCCCCATCACGGCGACGAAGGGCAGGGCGCCCGCGAAGATGGTCTCGATGCCGACCTTGGGGTCGGCCAGCGTCGCCTTCACGGTGAAGACCGAGATGCCGAAGGGCGGCGTCAGCAGCCCCATCTCGACCGCGATGATGGTGACGATGCCGAAGTGGATCAGGTCGAACCCCATGGCCTGGGCGATGGGCGCGCCGATCGGCACCATGATGAGCAGGATCGAGGTGCTGTCGAGGATCATGCCCATCAGCAGGATGACGATGACGAAGGCCGCGAGGAAGCCATAGGGGCCGAGGCCCAGATGCTCCACGAAGTCGCCGATGGCATTGGGCACGCCGGCCATGGAGAGCATGCGCGAATAGAGCCCCGCCGCGATCAGCAGGAAGAGGATGGCGGCGGAGACGAGGCCCGTCTCCCGCAGCACGCGCCAGAACTTCTTCGCATCCAGCCGGCGGCGGACCAGGGCGATCAGCAGCGCGCCGGCGGCGCCCACCGCGCCCGCCTCGGTCGGCGTGAAGAAGCCGCTGTAGAGCCCCCCCAGGATCAATACGACCAGCGAGAGGATGGGCACGGATTTGCCGAGCATCTCCGCCGTGCCCATCACCGGCTCGTCGCGCAGGGCGGGGCTTTCCGTATGCGCCATGATGCGATGGGGAAGGAAGGCCGCGTAGACCCAGATCATCACGACGAAGCCGAGCGCGATGATCACGCCCGGGATCACGCCCGCGATGAACATGGCGCCGATCGAGACCTCGGCCAGCACGCCATAGACGATCATGAGGAGCGAGGGCGGGATGAGCATGCCGAGGATGCTGCTGCCCGCCACCGTGCCGGCTGCGAAGCGCATGGTGTAGCCGTGGCGCACCATCTCGGGCACCGCCACCTTGGTGAAGACGGCGGCCGAGGCGATGGAGACGCCGGTGACCGCGGCGAACACCGCATTGGCGCCCACCGTCGCGATCCCGAGCCCGCCCTTCACGCGTCGCAAAAGGTTCTGCGCGACATCGAACGTGTCCTTCCCGACATCCGAGATGCTGACGAGCAGTCCCATCAGGACGAAGAGCGGGATGGTCGCGAACAGGTAGTCCTGGATGCCGGAATAGGTGGCGAGTGCGGTGAAGCGGAAGGCGAGGTCCGGGTTCTCGCGAATCAGCCAGACGCCGATGGCGCCGGTCGAGATCAGCGTGATGCCGATGGGCAGGCCGATGACGATCAGCGCCACCATCAGCCCGATCAGCGTGAAACCGAGGGTCACGTCATCCATGGCGGGGCAGCATCCGGCGCATTTCGTGGAGGAAGAGGACGAGATAGGCGAGGCAGCCCGCGCCGCCACCCAGCACGATCAGGCCGCGGAAGGGCCAGGTCGGCACGGTGAAGAGGCCCTGCACGCCGAAGAACTCACGCAGGTTCAGCGAGTTCCACATGCCCGGCCAGGCCGCCTGCGCCACGAAGAACATCACCGCCGCGCCGATCAGGTAGAACAGCGCCTCCAGCACGCGGCCAAGGCCCGGCGCCCAGCGCAGGATGCGCTCGATCAGGAAGTCGGCCCGCGTCATGCGGCGGTGGTAGATGGTGGAGCCGATCTGAAGAAACACGATGCCCACCACCGAATGCGCCGCGATCTCGGCGACGCCGGTGATGGGCGCGTTGAGGAAGGAGCGGCCGATCACGTCCGCGCAGATCAGCAGCATCAGGCCGAAGGTCCAGATGGTGCCGATGGCGGCCAGGCCATCGAGGATCATCCGGACCGGATCGAAGGGCTGCGGGGCGGCGGCGGCGTCGAGCGCCGCCATGTCGATGTCATCTGCCATGGCGGCGCGCTCCTCGCTGTTACGCGGTCAGTTCGCGGTCCCAGTCGCGGCCGGGCGTCTGGCCGGCGCCACGGATCGCCGCGAAATAGGCGGTCAGAACATCGCGCGAGGCGGGGCCCGAGCTGTCCGCCCAGGTGCGGGCCAGGTTGGGCAGGCCGCGGATCCAGCGCGTGCGCTCGGCCTCGGGCAGCGTCGAGATGACGGCGCCCTGGCGCACCATCTCGGCCTCGGCCACGGCGATGCGGGCCGAGACGTCGCGGATATGCGCCTGGGTGGTGGCCTTGCCAGCCTCGGTCATGGCGCGGCGCACCGGCTCGGGCCAGCGCTCGAAGCGCTGCCGGTTGGCGGCGATGCCGCCCACATACATCGCACCCACGTCGCATTTGGTGATGAAGCGCGCGACCTCATGCACACGCGTCGGTAGGATGCCGACGAAGAAGGAGAGCGCGCCCTCGGACACGCCGGTCTGGATGTCGGTGTAGTAGGTGGTCAGCGCGCCATCCACGGGCGTGGCCCCCGTGCCGGTCAGCCAGTTGGCGCTGGTGCCGGGCGCGGAGATCTTGCGGTTGCGCAGATCGTCCAGCGTGCGGATCGGGAAGTTGGACCAGATGTGGTAGGTGTCCGTGATGTAGGAGCTGAGGGGCACCATGTTCAGCCCGTTCCAGTTCGCGCGGATCGCGGGCACGCTCGCGTTCATGCCCTCGAAGGCGTTGGCGATGACGCCATGGTCGCCGGTCGCGAAGGGGGTGAAGTAGGTGACGTTCTGCAGGGGCATGGTGCTGCCCTCCCAGAGCGTGCCGACATAGCCGATATCGGTGATGTTGTCGCGCACCGCCTCCATCGTGTCCTGGAAGCGGTAGAGCGTGCCACCATAGGATTCGCGCCAGTTGATGCGGTGCGTGTTGCCGTTGTCACGCAGTTGCTTGTCCACCTCCGGCTGGAAGACGTTCTTCATCATCGCCACCCAGAAATTCGCGACGGGATGGCTGGAGGCGATGGTGACGTTGAGCGCGGTCTGCGCCCTCGCATGGATGGAGAAGAGCGGCAGGGCGGAGGCGCCCATGAGCAGGCTGCGGCGAGCGGTCGTCATCCTTGGAAACTCCCTTGTCTTTGCGCCTTGGCGGCGCTGCTGTGATGGACGTTACGCGATGGCGCCGAGCGCGCGAAGGATGCGCTCGGGCGTGAAGGGTTGTTCATGCACGCGGGCGTTCAGCGGGCGCAGCGCGTCATTGATGGCGTTCATGATGGCGCCGGGCGCGCCCGCCGTGCCGGCCTCGCCCGCGCCCTTGGCGCCGAGGAGCGATTCGCGCGTGGGCGTCTCCACATGGCCCACATGCATCTCCGGCATCTCGGCCGACATGGGGACCAGGTAGTCGGCCAGCGTCGTGGTCAGCAGATTGCCCTCGCTGTCATAGACGCAATGCTCGTAGAGCGCGCCG
This region of Sediminicoccus rosea genomic DNA includes:
- a CDS encoding intradiol ring-cleavage dioxygenase, which produces MRDFDETSITDAVLERLSATPDPRMRQVSQALVRHLHAFVREVEPSFEEWQAAIGFLTRTGQMCDDKRQEFILLSDTLGVSMLVDAINHRLPEGATPTTVLGPFYVENAPELPLGAEVAQAMKGERLHVSGQVKSAGGGPIAGAVVDIWHSDEDGFYDVQRPAEAEASLRARFRTDAEGRFHFWTLLPTSYPVPDDGPVGDLLRATGRHPMRPAHVHFMIAAPGHETLVTHVFVAGDPYLDSDAVFGVKQALIAEFPRAPEGHRVLAYDFALKSLG
- a CDS encoding C4-dicarboxylate TRAP transporter substrate-binding protein; translation: MTTARRSLLMGASALPLFSIHARAQTALNVTIASSHPVANFWVAMMKNVFQPEVDKQLRDNGNTHRINWRESYGGTLYRFQDTMEAVRDNITDIGYVGTLWEGSTMPLQNVTYFTPFATGDHGVIANAFEGMNASVPAIRANWNGLNMVPLSSYITDTYHIWSNFPIRTLDDLRNRKISAPGTSANWLTGTGATPVDGALTTYYTDIQTGVSEGALSFFVGILPTRVHEVARFITKCDVGAMYVGGIAANRQRFERWPEPVRRAMTEAGKATTQAHIRDVSARIAVAEAEMVRQGAVISTLPEAERTRWIRGLPNLARTWADSSGPASRDVLTAYFAAIRGAGQTPGRDWDRELTA
- a CDS encoding Bug family tripartite tricarboxylate transporter substrate binding protein, translated to MTRLTRRSALLGAAALPVAAPLSSPGAQEAWPTRDLRLIVPFPAGGTTDVMARLLAQEMGQRLGRSIIVENLAGAGGMVGAQRFVRDGNDHTMFLSQIASNAIVPALQRNAGYDPERDFRPITLLVTVPNVWIGNATRMGTRDARDYMRRVRADRPGRPFGSAGNGTSTHLTGELISQLAGLRMQHIPFRGAAPAMTALIAGDIDVFLDNLPTALPAIRGGLVVPLAVTSAERVPELPDVPTVSELGAEFGLAGFEAVAWFGLSAHASISDAHLARLVTAAEGAMADPNVRRQLAERGTTPAGGGPARYAALIRTERERWARVVREGNIQAD
- a CDS encoding DUF1194 domain-containing protein, with translation MAISRRGVLVAPAVVAASPALAQEALDMLLVLAMDASGSIGEEEFRLQREGYAEALTHPQVIAAIRSKRRGAMGIAMIEWGSPGGSQTIVDWMRVSDLASAQALADALLAAPRTQQSYNAIGDAIHHASHLLREGPFTAEQLVIDVSGDGPDLRSLRPAPIARDIVVRRGMVVNALAIAVAGQVTRGGETLEEHYRRDVMGGPGAFVITAESRRDIARALRAKLIREMA
- a CDS encoding TRAP transporter large permease, with the protein product MDDVTLGFTLIGLMVALIVIGLPIGITLISTGAIGVWLIRENPDLAFRFTALATYSGIQDYLFATIPLFVLMGLLVSISDVGKDTFDVAQNLLRRVKGGLGIATVGANAVFAAVTGVSIASAAVFTKVAVPEMVRHGYTMRFAAGTVAGSSILGMLIPPSLLMIVYGVLAEVSIGAMFIAGVIPGVIIALGFVVMIWVYAAFLPHRIMAHTESPALRDEPVMGTAEMLGKSVPILSLVVLILGGLYSGFFTPTEAGAVGAAGALLIALVRRRLDAKKFWRVLRETGLVSAAILFLLIAAGLYSRMLSMAGVPNAIGDFVEHLGLGPYGFLAAFVIVILLMGMILDSTSILLIMVPIGAPIAQAMGFDLIHFGIVTIIAVEMGLLTPPFGISVFTVKATLADPKVGIETIFAGALPFVAVMGVALVCIALFPVLSTALVR
- a CDS encoding enoyl-CoA hydratase-related protein — translated: MTEPPVLMSRDARGIVTATLNRPALGNAYNGEMLEALIDGLPQLAEDPLVRGLVIRGAGKHFQAGADINWLSEAAAAPPEQAFAASMLTTRAMQRLNEFPKPSFAVIHGACFGGGTGIACCVDVALATTAASFGISEVRVGVAPTPISTHMVHAMGLRHARRYAITGERFGPEEAMRIGLVHEVHAPEAIEARLEEIIGAMLLSSPAGIATTKTSLLESNGLMLSEHQMAALAHESWMQRAGAEGREGLAAFREKRKPRWAP
- a CDS encoding TRAP transporter small permease subunit, with translation MADDIDMAALDAAAAPQPFDPVRMILDGLAAIGTIWTFGLMLLICADVIGRSFLNAPITGVAEIAAHSVVGIVFLQIGSTIYHRRMTRADFLIERILRWAPGLGRVLEALFYLIGAAVMFFVAQAAWPGMWNSLNLREFFGVQGLFTVPTWPFRGLIVLGGGAGCLAYLVLFLHEMRRMLPRHG